The DNA window ACGGCCCCTTCGGGCGCCAGGTTCCCTTTGAGAATGGTGATGTGGCCCTTTGGCTTGATCGGCTGCTGCACGGTATGCACGACCTTCTGCCCGACCGACAGCGGGGCGGCCGATTCCAGATTCTCGGCCAGGGTAAAGCCGGTGCAGGTGAGCGTTTCGCCGTTGAGATAGCCTTCTTCCAGCAGGTACTTCATCACCGCCGGCGTGCCGCCCACATTGTGCAGGTCTTCTTCCACATAGCGGCCGCTGGGCTTCAGGTCGCCGATGTAGGGGACGCGATCGCTGACCGCCTGGAAGTCGTCGATCGTCAGCGGCACATCGACGCTGCGGGCCATGGCGATCAAATGCAGCACGGCGTTGGTCGAACCGCCCAGGGCCATGACCACGATCATGGCGTTCTCAAAGGCGGCCCGGGTCATAATGTCCCGCGGTTTGATATCGCGTTCCATGAGCAGGCGAATGGCGGCGCCCGCCCGGTGGCACTCTTCGCTCTTCAGCGGATCGACGGCCGGCGTGGAAGAACTGTAAGGCAGCGACATGCCCAGCGCTTCGATCGCGCTGGACATGGTGTTGGCCGTATACATGCCGCCACAGGCGCCGGCGCCGGGGCAGGAGCGTTTGACGATTTCTTTACGGGTGGATTCGTCGATGGAGCCGGCCAGGAACTGCCCATAGCACTGGAAGGCCGAGACAATGTCGAGCGGTTCGCCGTTGAGCGTGCCCGGCTTGATCGTGCCGCCGTAGACCATCAGGGAGGGGCGATTCAGGCGTCCCATCGCCATCACGCAGCCCGGCATGTTCTTGTCACAGCCGGGCAGGGCGATCAGGGCGTCGTACCACTGGCCGCCCATGATGGTTTCAATGGAGTCGGCAATCAGGTCGCGGGACTGCAGGGAGAAGCTCATCCCTTCGGTGCCCATGGAGATGCCGTCGCTGACGCCGATGGTGTTGAACCGCATGCCAACCAGATCGGCCTCCACGACCCCCTGTTTGACCTTTTCCGCCAGATCGAGCAGATGCATGTTGCAGGTGTTGCCTTCGTACCAGACGCTGGCAATGCCCACCTGGGCTTTGTTCATATCCTCTTCTGACATGCCCGTGCCGTACAGCATCGCCTGGGAAGCTCCCTGGCTTTTGGGTTGCGTGATACGCTGGCTGTACTTGTTCAGGTTGTCCGTCATCGGGCTCAATCCTCCGCGAAAACACATTCGCCTTGGGGGGTAGTAAAATCAGTCCTTGGCCAAACGTGTATTGTACGGCTGGAGCGAAATCCCCGGGAGTGGTAACCCGCCAAGAGAATCCGCCAGGCTGCGCTACTTGCCAGGCCCGGTCGATTCGATGATAAAAGACCTTTGCGGAACCGGTTTTCTGCTGTCCCTTGCGTTGAAATGAGGTGTTGCGTGCGTTTGCTTCTATGTTTGTCCGTCTGCCTGATGCTGGCCCAGGCCGCCGCCGCAGCCGATGATTTCGCCCCGTTGTTCGATGGAAAAACCCTGGCGGGATGGGAAGGAAACAAAGAAATTTTCCGGGTAGAGCAGGGGGCCGTCGTCGCCGGCTCGCTCAAAGAGAAGATCGCCCATAACGAATTTCTCTGCACGACCGCCGAATACGGCGACTTTGAACTGCGACTGCAGGCGAAGCTGATCGGGCAGGGGACCAACGCCGGCGTACAGTTCCGCAGCCGTCGCATGCCGGACCATTTTGAGGTGATTGGCTACCAGTGCGATATCGGCAGTACGCCCGACCGCTCGATCTGGGGCTCCTTGTACGACGAATCCCGCCGCCGCAAATTCCTGGCCGACGGCGATAAAGAGAAGCTGGCCGAAATCGTCAAACAGGGGGAATGGAACGAACTGGTCGTCCGCTGCGAGGGGCCCCATATCCAGATCTGGGTCAACGGCCTGCAGACGGTCGACTATACGGAATCCGACGCACAGATTGAACAGAACGGGCTGATCGCCCTGCAGATCCACGGCGGCCTGCCCGCCGAGGCCTGGTACAAAGATATTCGCCTGAAACGGCTGGATCGGTAGCCGCGCTCGCGAAATTTCCGATGGAGTTCGACAGGATTGTCGACTTTCACTCCGTGAAAAATCGCGTTCTTTTGCGGAGCAAAAGACGACTGACCGTCGACTTCCGTCAGTTAAAAGTTTCACGTTCCGAGCAAGAGACGACTTTCTGCGTCTAACTTTTTTGCAAGACGACAAAAACCGAATTTTGAGGTTTCAAGGTATTGATCCTCGCGATCTTTCGCTTGCCCTCCCGCCACTTTTTCGCCACCGGAAGAGAATCCGCCACGCATGACGACTCCTTGTTATTTGTATTTCGATATCGGCAATGTGTTGCTGCACGTCTCGCACGAGCAGGCCAACCAGGCAATGGCCGACGTCGCGGGCATGGCGCCGGAAACGATGCGTCAGCTGGTGTTCAGCGACAGCGGCCTGGAATGGAAGTTCGAACGGGGCGACCTCGACGAGCCGGCTTTCCTGGCGGCGCTGAACCAGGCCGCTGGCTGCGAACTGGACCCGGCCGCCATCCGCAAGGCGAACAACGAGATTTTTCGCCTTAACACCGACATTCTGCCGCTGGTGACCAGCCTCCGCTGTTCCAATCATCGGCTGGGCGTATTCTCTAACACCTCCAGCTGGCACTGGGCCTATATGCGGCATCGGTTCTCGTTCTTCTCCTTTTTCGCCGGCGCCGCCTTGAGCTTTGAGATCGGCGCCATGAAGCCGGAACCGGCCGCCTACGCCGCCGCCGCTTCCCTGGCCGGCTGCGCCCCGGAGGAGATTTTCTTTGTTGACGATCGCCCCGAAAACGTCGCCGCCGCCATCGTCGCCGGCTTCCAGGCCGTGCAGTACACGACCGCCGTCGCCCTCCGCGACGACCTCCGCAGCCGCGGCGTGCATTTCAATCTCTAACGCCCCTTCACCGCGGCCAACGCCTTTACGAAGTAAGTTCACTAAGGTTCGCACAGGAAGAGGAGAAGAAACCAGCGGAAGCAGAGTAGATCGCGGCAAAGAATGATGTCGTGACAAAAAAGAAGGAAAGAGGTCGTGAAACGGACGGCCCGCAACGACCATCCCGCCAACCGAAACTCTCTCTTCCTCCTCTGGGTTTCCTCTGCGATCCTCCGCGTCCCCTGCGGTGAATCTCTTCTTTTCTCCCTGGCTGCTTCGCCTACAGCACCATCGAGAGCTTCCGGCGATAGGCGACGACCTGCTGCGGATCGTCGATCACCAGGAACATCTCCAGCATCGCCGCGCGGGCCTGTTCGCCTACGCCGGAGCGATCCTGCTCCACCAGGGACAGGCAGATGTCCAGGGCGGCCTGGTACTGCTTCTGCCCCGCTAGCGCCCGGGCGTAGTCCAGCTGGGCCGCCAGATCGCTGGGATCCTGTTCGGCCGCACGCTTGACCGTTTCCAGGTCGCCCGACGAAGCCTGCAGGTCAAGCTCGGCTTTGATCCGTTCGGCGTCGGGTTCGAGGAAGCCGCGTTTCTCCAGCTCTTCCAGCATGGCGGTCGTTTCGTCCCGCTTGTTCTGGGCGAACAAACTACGCAGCAGGCCGAGCTGGGCGAATTCGCTTTCCGGCTCGGCGGCCAGCAGCTCCCGGTATTGCGTTTCCGCCTGGGCCGGATCCGTCTCTTCCAGGCCGACGATCGCCTGGTTATCGCCGAAGCCGATCAGCCGTTCAATCCACTGGCGAACCTGCCCCTCGGGCATGGCGCCGGCGAAGAAGTCGACCACTTCGCCGCCGACCAGGCCGTAAACGGCCGGGATGCCTTCGACGTTGAAGTCCATCGCCGCCTGCTGGTTGTAGTCGGTTTCCGCTTTGACCAGCACGAACTTGCCGGCCAGCTCCTCGGCCAGACCTTCCAGAATGGGCGACAGCAAACGGCAAGGACCGCACCAGGACGCCCAAAAGTCGACCACCACTGGCACGCTTTTGGAACGCTCGATCACGTCGGCTTCAAACGTTTCCTGGCGCGTATCCACAACCCATTGGGAAGCATTCTCAGACATGGTTATTCAACAAATTCCTGTACGCCGGAGCAAAGCCTGGCCTCGCTCCGGCTGGTGAAGATACAAAGGGAAGCAGACGGCCCCCGCGACAAACGGCAAGCGGCGCCCGATTCGCATGCTACTTTTTCTGGAACATCGGGTTCTGCGGATCGCCGCGCGACAGCAGATACGCCATCAGATCCAGTAATTCTTCCCGCTCGAGCGTATCAAGCAACCCCTCAGGCATCAGCGACACCTTGGAAGGCAGAATCTCGTCGATCTGTTTCCGGTCCAGAGAGATCTGATTATTGGGGTCCAGCATGTTAGGGCTGAGGCGGATCGAGTCGCCGGCAAAGTTGACGATACGGCCTGTCACCACCCGCCCGTCCAGTGTGATGATGTTCACCGCCTGGTACTGGTCGCTGATCGCTTTGTTCGGCTCCAGCACGGATTCCAGAATGTCGCGCGGGCTGAAACGTCCCGATAAAGCCGTCAAATCGGGGCCGACGGCCCCGCCGCGATTGTCAAAGCGATGGCAGGCGAAACACTTGGCCGCCGCAAACATCTGCCGGCCGTGCTCAAAGTTGCGATCCTGCAGACCGGCTTCCACCAGCGGGGCCAGTTCCTGCATCGTGTACTTGTGGACAAACGGCCGCGGCTCGCTGGAAAACGGTTCATCGTTCGCCGGTTTGGCGTCGAGAATCGGCTGCAGTTCAGCCAGTTCGGCAGGCGACAGATGCGCGACTGCGTCCTTTTTGATGTTGTCGACGAACAGCGTGAAGCTGTTGCCGCCGCGGTAACTGGCCGCTTTGACGAACCACTGGAAGTACGTTTTCTGGAGCGACGGCGTCCAGCCCTGCCGCAAGTGACGCAGCGTTTTGGCATAGTAAATCTGCTCCTCCTGCGTCGGAGCCTGCTGCATCAGGGCGACCGCTTTCGCCGCCGTCTGCGGAGCCTGCAGATACACCAGCAGCTCGGACAGGGCAAAGTTCAAGTCGCTGGAAGTCGCGGGAAACCGCGCGTCGAACTGCTCGATCAAATGGGCCCGCTGCGCCGGGGTCGGCGGGCCGATCCGCAAAAAGGTCAGCGTCAGCACGCGCAAGTGCTCCAGCTGTTGCTGGGGCGAAAGTTTGTCCCAGTCCAGCCGATCCAGGGCGGCCAGAATCGAGGCCCGCGCCAGTGCCCGGTCCCCCTTGGCTTCCACCTGCAGCTCGTCCCACACGGGCGGCGGCGTGTCGATATCGTTGCCGGTCCCTTTGTCCTGTCGTTCGTACATGCGGGCCATCGCCATCAGGGCGGCCAGCAGGATCTGCGGCTCGGCTTCTTCCACCGCCAGGCTCCGCCATTCGGCCAGCGGGCGATGCTCGATCGCCGTGCGGGCGGCAAACCGCAGGAAGCGGTCCGACGATCCCAGGTGCGGCCAGGCGATCTTCACCGCATCGGGGTGATCGCCCACATGGAGCGCTTCCAGCTGCCGACGCAAGGCCCGGGCTTCCGCTTCTTCTGGCTGATGGGCGTCGACCGGGGCGGTCGACTCGGTTCCCTGGTAGGTCACCCGGTACAGGCCGGACTGCACCCGTCGTCCGCCAATGGCGAAGTACATGGCGCCGTCGTGCGGATTGATGACGACATCGGTCAGAGGCAACGGCACGCCGGTGACGAAATCTTCCGCCGCGGCCAGGTACGAGGCTCCCAAAGGCTGGGGCCGCACCGCATACATTTTGCCGTAGGTCCAGTCGCAAATGAACAGCGCGTTCTGATACGCGGCGGGGAATTTGGCGCCATAGCCGAATGTGACGCCTGTCGGCGAACCGGGGCCGATATTGATCATCGGCGGCACGCTGTCGGCATACGTGACGGGCCATTTGCCGCCGCCGTTACGCCAGCCAAACTCAGCTCCGCTGACCACGTGACACACCCGCGTTGGCCGGTACCAGGGCGTATTCCAGTCCCATTCCATGTCGGCGTCGTAGGCGAACAGCTCGCCGTCGGCGTTAAAGGCCGCGTCAAATTCGTTGCGGAAGCCGACGGCCGCCAGCTCCCAGTTCTTCCCGTCGGGATCCATCCGGGCGATATAACCGCCTGGCGCCCGGGTGCCGATCATAAAGCCGCGTCCATAAGGACGGGGAAGCAGCAGGTCTTCGTCCCACACCTGCGGCACGCGCGAAGCATCGACTTTGGTCAGGTCGGTCTTGTTACCGCAGACGATGTACAGCCCTTTGCCGTCGGGAGCAAGCAGCACGGCGTGCGGGCCGTGTTCGGCGGCGCCGCCCGTCAGCTTGCGGAGCGTTTCCACCTGATCAAGGACGTCGTCGCCGTCGGTGTCGCGCACCCGATAGACGCCGGAGTCGTAGTTGCCGCCCGTGTTGACGACGACGTACAGGCTATCGAACGCCCAGAGCAGACCTTGCGCGTCGCCGATCGGTACGTCGATCTTCTCAATCTTTGGTTCCTGCTGCACGCCAATGGGCGGCGGCGTTACGCGATACAACGAGCCGTACTGGTCGGAAACAATCAGCCGACCTTTGGGGTCGACGCACATGTTGACCCAGGAGCCTTGCTCTGCTTTGGGGACCGAGTACAGCAGCTCGGCGTGAAAGCCTGCGGGCAGCTTGAGCGAGTCGGCGGCAGTGGCGGTCGGCTCCCGCAGCGGAGCGACGGCGGCCAGGGCCACGGCGTCGATCTTTTTCCAGGGAGCGTCGCCCAGCTGGGCGATTTCCTGGGGACGGGCCCAGCCGGAATCGTCAAAGCCGACCTGCTGCCAGCCGTCGGCCGGAGTGGTCGAGGCCCGCCAGGTGCGGTCAGTGACTTCAGTCCGCGACTCGCGCCAGCCGGAGTCCAGGTCGATCCGCAGCAGCACGCCGCCGGGGCCTTTCTTCCCTTTTTCGGCTTCCACGGCGACCGCCATTTTCGGCTCTTCGCGGATCTTGTCGTTCTGGGAAGTCAGGTTGATAAAGGCCGGTTTTTTTGGGTCGACATGCGTCAGCACCTGCTCGCCGTTGACCCAGACTTTGACCGCCTGGCTGGTCGCCGCGTAGATGTGGATAGAGCTGATCCCCGTCAGCGGGAACTCTTTCCGCAGGTAGACCTTGTCGGCTCCGTCCGGCAGCCAGACCCAGACCGGCTGGGCGTGTTCCGGACGGACGGCCGGCTTTCCTTTGGGCTTTACCGGCGCCTTGGACTGCTTGTCGGCGGCGTCGAATTTTTTGAGACGGATGTTCTTGAACTGGGCTTTCATGGCCGGGCCGCGATGCACCTGCAGGCCGATCAGACCGTTCAGGTCGCGGGCCGATTCCTGCTCGTCGACCAGTTCGATGGTGGTTTCGTCGTCGATCTTGTGCACCAGGCGATTGCCGCGGGCGATGACCGTGAGGGTATGCCACTGGGTGACATCGATCGGCTCGACTTTCTCTTTCGACAGCGGGGCGACTTTGGTTTTGCCGTCGGGCGTGACGATCACCTTGTGGCCGCGCTGGGCCAGGATGCCGCGGCCGCGTTCATCGTAGAGCATGCCGGTGTATTCGGGCTTGCCGTGGATATCGGCCTGGTAACCGCCCAGCGAGTGCTCGCCGACTTCTTTCATCAGGGCGCTGCGATACTGCACGCCGGAGTTATTGGCTCCTTCGAGGCGGAACTCCAGCCGCAGTTCAAAGTCAGCCGCTTCCCCGTCCCAGACGAGGAACTGGTTGTAGGACAGATGATCGGGGCCGTTGGTCTTCCCAGTGATGGCGCCGTCTTCAACGGACCAGAGTTCGGGGTTCCCTTTCCAGCCGGCTAGATCGCGGCCGTTAAACAGACGGACGAAGCCATCTTCGGCCGCCGCCGGGGCTGCCAGGGCAAGCAGTAATAAAATCGCCGTCGTTCGCATCACGCCAACGCTCCTGTGGTAAACCAACGCTCGAACAGCTGCCACCGGCAAGAGGACCGCGACTGGCCAGGGATCCGATCGCCGATCAGATCGCTTCCGCCCAGGGCGAAAGGAAGCAGCAAGAACCAAAACGGGCATTGTACCGAAGAGAACGCCCGGTTGCCTGCCGCCGGAGACCTTTTTCACGCCGCCAGAAGTCGGGATTCACGCCGCCAGAAGTCGGGACCGCGGGCCGGCCAGATCACTCGTCGGAGGAGAAGTCGTCCATCAGGTCGTCAAAGAAGTCGTCGTTGCTGGCTTCGGTAGCGGCCGCTTCCTGCTTCTGATCGAACCGCTTGCGCGCCCGGCGCAGCGCTTCGTTAATGGCCGTTTCACTGGCGCCGTGCTTCTGGAAGAACTTGCGCACGGTTGCTTCCGAAACGTCTTTCGCCGTTACGACCTTCTGCGTTTTCGCGTCGACCAGCACGAACCGTTCCGCGCCCTCCGCGTCGGTCACTTTGTCAGGATAAAGGTCCATGCGTCGCCAGGGCAAAAGAAGTGTGCGTCAAGGTGCAGACTCCCCTATAATTCAAGCACCGCCCCACGGCAAGTTTTTGGACAAAACGGTGGGAAAAAGCGGCCGATCAGAAGGAACAATCGGCGGCGCCCCCTCTTCTGTCGCATGGGCGCTCCTGCCCGTTCCTGTTCGACGACGTCCCGCCAGCACTGCCGCGAATCCGGATAAACGGCCGCTCTGAACTTGCTGCCAGCTGTGACGCCTTTGGCCGCGCGACCGGGAATCCCGGACGGGCAGGAGCGCCCGATCCTACAGAAGAGGGAGCGCTTCGCAAGCTATACCCGCTGTAACGCCAGGACGACTTCGTCCATGGACTGGAAGCGGTCGGCGGGGCGCTTGGCGAGCATTTTGCGGCAGATCGTGTCGAGGCGATCGGGAATGTTCGGCCGGATGCTGCGGAGACTGGCGACCGGCGAGGTGCGATGGGCCTGGAGCTTTTCGCGGGAGTTCTGCATCGGGAACAGCGGACGTCCGGTCAGCAGCGTAAAGAGCGAACAGCCTAGCCCATAGATGTCGGCTCGATGGTCGATGCTTTCGCTGTCCTGCCCTTGCTCCGGCGCCATGTAATTGAGCGAGCCGACGATCTGGCGCCGGGGCGATTCGGCCTGCGGGTAGGCCGTGTCGCCGGCCAGCAGGGCGATTTCCAGGCCGATCACCCGGGTCAGTCCGGCGTTGTCGATCAGCAGGTTGGCCGGCTTCACGTTCCGATGGTAGATCCCTTTGGCGTGCAGGTACGACAGCCCAACCGCTGCGTGCATCACATAACCGACCACATGCGTTATGGGGATCGGATGAAACTGCTTGAGCAGCGTCATCAGGTCAAAGCCCGGGGCGTGCTCCATGACCATATAACGGATGCCGTCGTCTTCGCCGCAGCCCAGCATGCGGACCCAGTTGGGATGGCTGAAGTTCGACAGGATTTCAATCTTTCGCTGGAACTTGGGCATGGGCTCCAGCACCCGCACCGTTTCCGGCGACAGGATCTGCACCGTGACCGTTTCGCCTGCCGCGGTACGGGCCTTGAACAGATGGTTCTTGCCGCCGCCCGACATCCGCTCGATCAGCGTAAAGTTGGCGAACCGCGTCGCCTTGGCGAGCGTGGTGAACCGCCGCGCCAGACGCTCGGTGGCCGGATTCACGGGCGGCAGTTTGTCGTCAGGCATCGTCGACCGCGGACTGTCTTCCGCCGGTAACGGCGGACCGGCAGGCGGCGTTTCGGATCGCGGCGGCAAGGACAATTGCGTGGTCCGGCCGACAACGTGGGAGGGCGGGGCGCCAGCGGCAGGACCATTTCCGCTGACTGCTTTGGCGACGGCCGGCTGCGGGTCGGCGGCAGGGACAATCTCCGGCGCCGATTCATAATGCGTATCGTTGTCCGGCGGGGGACTGCTGAGCAACGAGGCGATCCGCGGCGGCGCATCAAACTCTTCTTCGAGCGACGCTTTCTGCGCGCGACGGGCCTCTTCCTCTTCCGATAGACGGGATTGCACCTGGGCCGACAGCGGGATTTCCGGAGAAGCAACGACCGGCAGCGGAGGAGCAACGTCGTCGGGCGCCGTTTGACGCACCAGCACGCCCTCGACCGGCGCCGCCGCGCGACTCGCTTCCCGCGCGCTGGCCTCAGACAGCTGCGATTCCGCCTGGGACAACAGCGACTCCAGCTGAATCTGGCGGGACTGCAGACGGTCGTTTTCCGCCTGGGCTGCGGCCGCCTCCTGGCGAACCTGGTCGAGCTGGGTCTGGGCCGCCTCCTGTTCCGCCAGCCGGGTCGTCTCCGCTGCGGCCAGTTTGCCTTCCTTCGTCTGCAGGCGAGCGTCGAGCGCGGCGTAAGCCGCCGACTGCTCCGAAAGTTCCTGCTGCAGGCGGGCCTGGGCGGCCGTCAGCTCTTTGTTCTGCTGTTCCAGCGATTGCCGTTGTTGCTGGCTGGCCGCGGTCGCTTCCTCCCAGGACTGCCGGGCCGTCGCCAGGTTTTGCTGATGCTCCTCACGAGCCGTTTCGGCCGTACGCTGGGCCGTTTCGGCCGCCTGACGGGAGGCTTCGGTCGCCTGCTGCCGCTCGTTTAACGCAGCCAGTTCCTGCTGCAGGGCGACCAGCTCCTGCTGTTGCGACACCTGCGCTTGCTGTTGCGATTCGCGCTCTTGTTGCTGGGTCGCAAGCTGCTGCTGGAGCGACTGGATCTCTTGCTGTTGCGAGGTGATCTCTTGCTGCTGGCGACGGTGCTGGTCGGTGGCGAACTGCTCCTGGCTGCCGGCCGCTTCCTCGAGCAGCTGGCTTGAGGCCGTGAGCTCGCGCGTCAGACGTTCCCGCTCCGCCTGCCAGGCGGCGGCCGCTTGCCGATGCTCTTCTTCCTGCGTCGCCCAGGTTTGTTCCCGGTGCGTCCAGCGCTGGGCGAGGTCGGCTTGTTCGGTCGCCTGGTCGGCCTGTTGCTGCAGCAGGGCCGCGTGCTGCTGTTTCAGCTCCTGCTGTTCCTGCTGCAGGGTTGCCAGTTCCTGCTGCAGCGACAGCTGCTCCTGTTCCGCCTGGGCCAGCTGGGCGGCGGCCTGCGTTTGTTCGGCTTGCCAGTTATCGTGCTGTTCCTGCAGGGCGACGGCCTGGGCGGCTTGCGGTTCCAGATCGGCCAGTCGCGACAGGAAGCCTTGCTGTTTCTGTTCCTGCTGCGACAGCGCGGCCTGCAGCTGTTCGACCTCCAACAGGGCCGACGTACAGCGTGCTTCGCTTTGCTCCTGGGCGGCGGCGGTAGCGGCCAGGGCCTCTTCCTGCTTTTTGATGTCGGCGGCCTGGACGGCCAGCTGCTTTTTGAGTTCCTGTTCCTGCTCGCGGAAGGACTGCTCTTCTGCCGCGGCCTGGTTGCGCTGGGAAGCCAGTTCGGCGGCGACTTTTTCGGCGTCAGCGGTCGCAGCGGCGGCCGCTTCCCGCAGCGGGACGAGAGCCTGCTCGTATTCGTCGGCCTGCAGCTGGAGCAGTTGCTCGGACTCGGCCTGGGCAGCGGCGGCCTGCTCCTTGGCTGCTTTCAGATCCTGCTGCAGGGATGCGAGCTGGGCCTGCTGGGCCGTCTGTTGTTCGGCTTGACGTGCGGCTTGATGCTCGACTTCTGCCTGAAGGCTGGAGATCTGTTTTTCGGCCTCGACACGGGCCGCCTGGTGCTCTTCGGCCTGCTGTCGCCACTGGTCGAGCTGAGTGGACAGCTGGGCCGTTTGCTGTTGCAACGCAGCCTGCTGGCTTTGATCGGTCTGGCGGGTTTTCTGCAGCTGTTCCACTTCGTCCCGCAGCCTGGCGACATCGCTGGCGCTGCTTTCAGCCTCGCCGGAGGCGGCCCGGAGCTGTTGCTCAAGCTGCGCGATACGCGCCTGCTGCTCGTCCCCTGCGGCGACCTGCTGTTCTTGTTCGCGGAGACGATCGGCCTCGCGCGTTTCGGCCGCGTCGCGCAGTTGCTGCAGCTCGGCTGCTCCTGATTGCAGCGCCGTGTCCCGCTGGGCCAGCTGCTGCTGATGCTGTGCGAGTTGCTGTTCCAGCTGTTCGACCTGCTGGCGGCGTTCGGCGGCGGCCGCGGCCAGCATTTGCTCCAGTTCTGCGATGCGTTGCTGGTTGCGAACCTGGTCGGCCGCTTGTTGCGAGGTCTGCTCGTGCTGACTGTGCGCTTCGGCCAGATCCTCTTCCAGACGCTGGCGTTGCTGCTGGAACGCTTCCGCCTGTTCCTGCAGACGGGTCGTCAGCTCGCGGACCTGTTCGCGCAGATCGCCGGCTTGCTGTTCGTGGCCGGCCGCCGTATCGGCCAGCCGACTCAGGCGGTCCCGCTCGGCGAGGTTTTCGGCGACGGTTTCGGCCAGGGTCTGTTCGTGCGACCGGACGAGCTGGGTGCGTTCCGTTTCCAGCCGCTGCAGAAACTCCGCTTCGAGCGAGGCTTTCGCTGCGTCAACCGCCTGGGCCAGTTCATCCGCGTGCGTTTGCTGGCTGGCCTGCAGGCGATCCTGCAGCTGGGCGATTTGCTCCTGCAGCTGGGCGATTTGCGTTTCCCGCTGCTCGCGATCGGCCTGGGAGCTTTGGGCCTGTTGTTCAATCTGGACGACCGAAGCGCCCAGTTCCTCCAGCGATCGGGTGAGCGATTCCACCTGCTGCTGGGCCGTTTGCCGGGCGCTGTCGGCCTGCAGCAATTCGCCTTCGAGCTCGTCGATCCGATCCACGGCGTCGGCCAGTCGCTGGCCGGCGGTCTGGGCGTCGTAGTCGCGACGAACGAGGATTTCGTTCGCCTTTTTCTCCGAGGCCCGCAGCTGTTCGTGGGCGGCGTCGAGGCGTTTCTCCAGGACGTTAATCTGCGCCTGCAGGGCGGCCAGTTCGGCTTCATGAAGGCCGTTCCGAGCGGACGAGGCCGGGGCAGCCTGGGAGAACGAAGGGGCAGGCGACTCCTGCAGGTGATCCATACGAAAGGTCGTGGCGCCAATCCGGAAATCTTCGCCGGCGACAATGGTGAATTCGTGCGTGGCCTCTCCCAGCCGGATCGCCGGGTTACGGGCCGAATCCAGGCAGCGCACCAGCATCCGGTCGCCGTCAAGCTTCAGGTCGGCGTGCTCGCGCGAGACGCGCAAATCCCAGGGGACGGCCCAGCCATTCTGGGGCGCACGGCCCAGGCGGATCCATTCGCCCTCGGGGATATGGCGGCGCCAGCGTTGGCCCGCTTCGGGTCCGATAGCGACAAATTCCAGCACAGTGATTGCCTCTCCACGTCATTTTCGCCGCGATACGCACCACGGCGGTCGTAGTTCGACGATAACTTACGGATCGTTTCCAATCAATGTTTCGTCGGCCTCGGCATGGCCGTGAAGCGGTGGAAAAGAGCGAGCCAGCCAGATTAAGCGCCACACTCCCCCTGACCGCGGTGAATCGCCGGATCCGGGTGCTGGCCGGGACGATCTTCCGAGTACCACTTTGCAAACACCGCCTGCAGGTC is part of the Lignipirellula cremea genome and encodes:
- the ilvD gene encoding dihydroxy-acid dehydratase, yielding MTDNLNKYSQRITQPKSQGASQAMLYGTGMSEEDMNKAQVGIASVWYEGNTCNMHLLDLAEKVKQGVVEADLVGMRFNTIGVSDGISMGTEGMSFSLQSRDLIADSIETIMGGQWYDALIALPGCDKNMPGCVMAMGRLNRPSLMVYGGTIKPGTLNGEPLDIVSAFQCYGQFLAGSIDESTRKEIVKRSCPGAGACGGMYTANTMSSAIEALGMSLPYSSSTPAVDPLKSEECHRAGAAIRLLMERDIKPRDIMTRAAFENAMIVVMALGGSTNAVLHLIAMARSVDVPLTIDDFQAVSDRVPYIGDLKPSGRYVEEDLHNVGGTPAVMKYLLEEGYLNGETLTCTGFTLAENLESAAPLSVGQKVVHTVQQPIKPKGHITILKGNLAPEGAVAKITGKEGLFFSGPAKVFDSEEDMLHALEEKQIEKGDVIIIRYEGPKGGPGMPEMLTPTSAIMGAGLGADVALLTDGRFSGGSHGFIVGHITPEAQEGGPLALVQTGDKITIDADNRRLDVDLTDEELADRKKSWLAPPYKAIRGTLYKYIKTVKSASEGCVTDE
- a CDS encoding 3-keto-disaccharide hydrolase — translated: MRLLLCLSVCLMLAQAAAAADDFAPLFDGKTLAGWEGNKEIFRVEQGAVVAGSLKEKIAHNEFLCTTAEYGDFELRLQAKLIGQGTNAGVQFRSRRMPDHFEVIGYQCDIGSTPDRSIWGSLYDESRRRKFLADGDKEKLAEIVKQGEWNELVVRCEGPHIQIWVNGLQTVDYTESDAQIEQNGLIALQIHGGLPAEAWYKDIRLKRLDR
- a CDS encoding HAD-IA family hydrolase, with product MTTPCYLYFDIGNVLLHVSHEQANQAMADVAGMAPETMRQLVFSDSGLEWKFERGDLDEPAFLAALNQAAGCELDPAAIRKANNEIFRLNTDILPLVTSLRCSNHRLGVFSNTSSWHWAYMRHRFSFFSFFAGAALSFEIGAMKPEPAAYAAAASLAGCAPEEIFFVDDRPENVAAAIVAGFQAVQYTTAVALRDDLRSRGVHFNL
- a CDS encoding tetratricopeptide repeat protein; translated protein: MSENASQWVVDTRQETFEADVIERSKSVPVVVDFWASWCGPCRLLSPILEGLAEELAGKFVLVKAETDYNQQAAMDFNVEGIPAVYGLVGGEVVDFFAGAMPEGQVRQWIERLIGFGDNQAIVGLEETDPAQAETQYRELLAAEPESEFAQLGLLRSLFAQNKRDETTAMLEELEKRGFLEPDAERIKAELDLQASSGDLETVKRAAEQDPSDLAAQLDYARALAGQKQYQAALDICLSLVEQDRSGVGEQARAAMLEMFLVIDDPQQVVAYRRKLSMVL
- a CDS encoding family 16 glycoside hydrolase; protein product: MRTTAILLLLALAAPAAAEDGFVRLFNGRDLAGWKGNPELWSVEDGAITGKTNGPDHLSYNQFLVWDGEAADFELRLEFRLEGANNSGVQYRSALMKEVGEHSLGGYQADIHGKPEYTGMLYDERGRGILAQRGHKVIVTPDGKTKVAPLSKEKVEPIDVTQWHTLTVIARGNRLVHKIDDETTIELVDEQESARDLNGLIGLQVHRGPAMKAQFKNIRLKKFDAADKQSKAPVKPKGKPAVRPEHAQPVWVWLPDGADKVYLRKEFPLTGISSIHIYAATSQAVKVWVNGEQVLTHVDPKKPAFINLTSQNDKIREEPKMAVAVEAEKGKKGPGGVLLRIDLDSGWRESRTEVTDRTWRASTTPADGWQQVGFDDSGWARPQEIAQLGDAPWKKIDAVALAAVAPLREPTATAADSLKLPAGFHAELLYSVPKAEQGSWVNMCVDPKGRLIVSDQYGSLYRVTPPPIGVQQEPKIEKIDVPIGDAQGLLWAFDSLYVVVNTGGNYDSGVYRVRDTDGDDVLDQVETLRKLTGGAAEHGPHAVLLAPDGKGLYIVCGNKTDLTKVDASRVPQVWDEDLLLPRPYGRGFMIGTRAPGGYIARMDPDGKNWELAAVGFRNEFDAAFNADGELFAYDADMEWDWNTPWYRPTRVCHVVSGAEFGWRNGGGKWPVTYADSVPPMINIGPGSPTGVTFGYGAKFPAAYQNALFICDWTYGKMYAVRPQPLGASYLAAAEDFVTGVPLPLTDVVINPHDGAMYFAIGGRRVQSGLYRVTYQGTESTAPVDAHQPEEAEARALRRQLEALHVGDHPDAVKIAWPHLGSSDRFLRFAARTAIEHRPLAEWRSLAVEEAEPQILLAALMAMARMYERQDKGTGNDIDTPPPVWDELQVEAKGDRALARASILAALDRLDWDKLSPQQQLEHLRVLTLTFLRIGPPTPAQRAHLIEQFDARFPATSSDLNFALSELLVYLQAPQTAAKAVALMQQAPTQEEQIYYAKTLRHLRQGWTPSLQKTYFQWFVKAASYRGGNSFTLFVDNIKKDAVAHLSPAELAELQPILDAKPANDEPFSSEPRPFVHKYTMQELAPLVEAGLQDRNFEHGRQMFAAAKCFACHRFDNRGGAVGPDLTALSGRFSPRDILESVLEPNKAISDQYQAVNIITLDGRVVTGRIVNFAGDSIRLSPNMLDPNNQISLDRKQIDEILPSKVSLMPEGLLDTLEREELLDLMAYLLSRGDPQNPMFQKK